The Thermococcus eurythermalis genomic sequence CTTGACTTTAATGGTCTTGAAGCCGAGGCTCTTGAGCAGGGCCAAGTCCTGGGGCCTCAAAACCTGGCCTTTCTTAAGAACGACTTCGCCCTTCTTCACATCCTCCCCAGCGAACGCGACGTTCTGTCCCGGGGCGACCGGCCTGAGAACCCTTATGATGTCTCCTTCGCGCTCTGCCATCTCCTGCATCAAAACTGCGTTCGCTCCCTCGGGCATCTTTGCCCCGGTCATCAGCTTCACTGCCGTGCCCGGCTCGACCTTTGCCCTGCTCTCCTCACCTGCGGTAATCTCGTCTATGACCTTCAGCCCAACGGGACTGTACTCCCTCGCCTGGAAAGTGTCCTCTGCGCGGAGGGCATAGCCGTCAACGGCGGAGCGGTCGAAGGGCGGGTTGTCTATGGGGGAAACCACGTCCTCGGCCAGAACCCGTCCGAGGGCCTCGCTCAGATGGAGCTCCTCGGTCTCTTTTATCTCGCTCAGGTCGTCTAAGAGGAGCTTCAGCGCCTTCCTGTAGGGCGTGAGAGTCTTGAACTCCCTCATCTCACTCCCTCCCGTGCTTGAGGACATGGCCCGCCTCTTTGAGGATTATCTTGATTCCGGTCTTTGCCGCCCCAGGACTGCCGGGCAGGCAGAAGACGGCCATGGCCCTGCCGGAGCTCCTGATTATTCCAGCAGTTGCCCTCGTCATAACTGCCGCTGTGCCTATCTCCTCGTAGCTGAGGAGCCTGAATATCTCGCCAAAGCCCGTCAGCTCCTTGTCGAAAAGCGGCCTGATGCTCTCTATCGTGACGTCCCTGCTCGCTATCCCGGTTCCTCCGGAGGTAACTACAACCTCGGCCCCCTTCTCAAAGGCCTCGACGACCGCCCCGATTATCGCCATCTTCTCGTCGGGGACAACTTTGTAAAGAACCCGCTCGTGCCTGGCCTTTTCAAGTTCTTCCAAAAGAAACTTTCCGCTTTCGTCTTCCTTCTCTCCCCTGCTCGCGGTGTCGCTGACAGTTATGACCGCGAACTTAAACTTCTTCGGGGCCTTTTTCTTGTGCTCCTCAGCTCCCATACTACCACCCGAGTAAGCTCGTTCCTTGAACTTAATAACCTTTCAGCAAACGGAAGCGTTTAACTGCGCAAGCGTTATATTCCCCTAGAGGAAGGTGAACGCATGGAGTTCGAGCACTTCATTCATCCCTTCGACGAGCCGATGATAGCTCTCAGCAACGCCCCTCACAGGGGAGGGCTTACTGAAGCGAACGGCTTCTTCTTCATGCAGGTTCCCAAGAATTACTCCGGCAACTACAGGGAGGACTGCCTCGCCTTCGAGCGCGAAAACGGGCTGAGCAACTTCGTCGGCTTCATGACAGCCGCCAGCGTGAG encodes the following:
- a CDS encoding MogA/MoaB family molybdenum cofactor biosynthesis protein, encoding MGAEEHKKKAPKKFKFAVITVSDTASRGEKEDESGKFLLEELEKARHERVLYKVVPDEKMAIIGAVVEAFEKGAEVVVTSGGTGIASRDVTIESIRPLFDKELTGFGEIFRLLSYEEIGTAAVMTRATAGIIRSSGRAMAVFCLPGSPGAAKTGIKIILKEAGHVLKHGRE